Below is a genomic region from Jiangella gansuensis DSM 44835.
ACGCTCAGTCCTTTCCTGTGCTTGGTTCGTTGGGGTGCTGACAACGTGAAGTCTGTCACTTTCCGCGCCGCATGTCGCACTGAATTCCTGCGTGTCGAGCAAGATCAGCCGTTCGGCTCAGGCGGGATCGTCCGGTTCGTCCTGCCAGGGGCTGCCCCTCTCCAGCGGGTTCTTGTGGTCGCTCAGGAGTCCGATGTGCCCAGGTGGTAACGCCGCTGATGTATGCTGTGCTGTATGTCGGCCACGAGGACTCAGATCTACCTCACGGAGGAGCAGCGCAGACGCATCGACGAGGTTTCGCTCGCCGAAGGGGTGACGCTCGCGGAAGTCGTTCGGCGAGCGCTCGATGCGTATCTCGACCGGGAGGTCGTCGCGTCCGGCGAGGTGCTCGCGTCCACGTTCGGAGCGGATCCCGAGGCCACGTACCCAGCTCGTGACGAGTGGGATCGTGGCTGACGTCCTCGTCGACACCGACATCTTCATCGACCATCTCCGCGGGGCCGCTGCACTGGCGCCGGGAAAGCACCGGCTGCACTACTCGGTGGTCACCCGTGCCGAGCTGTTCGCGGGCACCTCCGCCACCGAGGCGGTCACCCGGCTGCTGTCACCGTTCCGCGAGGTGCTCGTGACCCGCGACGTGGCGGAGCGTGCGGGACGGATTTGTCGGGAGTGTGGCGTCCGGCTGCCGGATGCCCTCATCGCGGCGACGGCGCTCGAGCACGGCCTGGCTCTCGCAACGCGAAACCGAGGCGATTTCGACAAGGTCAGAGGCGTACGCATCCGAACGCTACGCTGATTGTGGGTGGGTGGAGACTCGACCCGGGCGTTCTCCCGCCACACGGGGCAAGCATTCCTGGTGGAGCGGGAGGACCCATGGTGGACGTGATCATTTTGGGCTCTTCTGACGCATCCGTGGGCGTCACGTCCGGGGAGCCGATCGCCTGCCTCGTCGCACACTCGGCGAGCTTCACATCGTCGTTCCCGGTGGTGGCTCACAGACCAGGTTGC
It encodes:
- a CDS encoding CopG family transcriptional regulator, with amino-acid sequence MSATRTQIYLTEEQRRRIDEVSLAEGVTLAEVVRRALDAYLDREVVASGEVLASTFGADPEATYPARDEWDRG
- a CDS encoding type II toxin-antitoxin system VapC family toxin, giving the protein MADVLVDTDIFIDHLRGAAALAPGKHRLHYSVVTRAELFAGTSATEAVTRLLSPFREVLVTRDVAERAGRICRECGVRLPDALIAATALEHGLALATRNRGDFDKVRGVRIRTLR